The region GAACCCCCTGGGACTGTTCCTGGAGTACCTGGGCCATCCCCGTCAACTCTTCAGGATCTAACCCCTTAGCTTGGATCGCTGCCAGTATAGCTCCGGACAGGGCCGGGGGAATATCATCATCAAGCCAACCCTCCATTAACTGCACCGCCTGTTGACGGGTGAGGGACTGTCGATCCAACAACTGCTGGAGAAAGATGGGCCAATGGGGGGAAGCCGTGGTGTTCACAACAATGAAAAAAATACGAGAAAACTAATTGCCACCCATTTTACGGGTTTAGGCGGCCTTTCCCGTGGGAGTGGCAGAATTTCCAGGTGAATTCCAGGTAAATGACAGCCATTGTCCATACCTTGCTCAAAAGATTTTACCTATGCTGAAACCATCAACCAGTCAAAGGGACAGGATAGATCCCAACGTATCTGCTCGTTTCAGACCGTTTTCTTAGTTTTATTCATCAATTGGTAGAATCCCATGAACAACAGTTTATTTACCATCCAACCCTATTGGTTAGGTCATACTTGGGTTTTTGATGCACCGGAAGTTGGGCTTTGGGCAGAACCGTTTGTAGCTGGAGCTGATGCAGTTTTAACTCAGTTAGTCAAAGCTCGTCTTGGTCTTGAACCCAGGGATGGCTCAATGTTCCAGTTGATTTTTAGTGCCCAGGGTTTTCCTGGCTATCATCTGCAGTTTGAACGTCGAGAAGAAGAATATGGTGGCTATTGGTACACCAGCAAAGATAAGGACTGGGGCTGGCTTTGTCCGGCGACTCTACACTTTTTTCCCAATGGGCATCCGGAAAATTTATACATTAGGGTTTGTCCCATTTTTAATAGTTGCAAAATTGATGCTGTTTCTGTCAACAAAAAAAGCTTGATTTTCTGTGGCTAAAATACGTTCTGTAAATTTAAAGATGGCCATCCATGCTTCTGCATTTATACAGCAAATTCCGGATCGATTTGATATCAACAGAATCGTTGTAACGCTTGCTCGACAAAGGTTTTGCTGTGCTACTTAGATACGGTAACCGCTGTAACTTATGAGGGAAATGATTTAAAATCAAAGTTTAATCAGCAACAACCAGAGGGAGGCCATCACAGTAAACACCAGACCACCAATAAATAATTGCCCAGCACGGAATCTTGCCAAGTGAAACACTTCAGCCTGCTGAACTTCCACTAGTAAGGCAAAGCGATAGGCTGGCAACCAACGGTAAACTCCCAAAACAGGAATTTGTTCATAGTTTAAATACATACCTTGACCAGTTTCCAGCCCTAATGCCCTATTAATGCCATCGCTTTTCAAAGTAGGAATTGAGGTAGAATTTTCAGTATTATTAATAGTATTAATTTGATTTCCTTCTCGATGAATATTATGGCTGACGAAAGTGTTAGTATTTAAAGACAATTTTCCAACTAAGTAACTGTCTATTTTTCCTACTAATTTACTGACATTTTCTCTCGATTTTATAGGTTGGCTAATCCACTGGTCCAGATCAGATAAATTTAAATCTATGGTCAATACTCCAACCCTTGTTTCTGACTGGTCTAATAATGGACTTGCCAGGGTTATCATTGGCAGTTGATTGGTAGCAGACTGGTAAAAATTTGGTGTCAAATCATCAATATTTTCCAGCTTAAAATAGGTTGTGGTATTTTGCAGGGGACGATATTGTCCTTCTTGATCAGGGTCAGTGGAAAAAATAACCATGCCACTATTGGTAATTAACGAAGTGGCTAGGCGTTGCTGATATTTTTCACTAAAGCGTTTGTGTAAGTGGTGGTAGGCTTGTTGATAGTCTGGACTGATATTCACTCCTTCAGTCAGTAAAACAATGGCATTTTTTCTGACTTGAGTATCTGTTAAATCTGTTTTAAAGTCAGTTTTTAATTGATTAAACCAATGATTTGATTGCTCAATTTTTGCTTCTGCCACCTGTGCTAAAAATTCAAAAATGGGCTGAACTACAGCTTGGCGTAGACTAATGTAGGTAATGAAAGCAGTAAAACTAGTGCAGGATAAACAGGCTAGAAGCACATAACTTAGAAACCTGCGTCGCCAGCTTTGCATAGAGAAATTATTTCCATTGACTAAAAATATCAGTTATTTTTTCTATGGCTTGGTCAGCTCCTTTTTCAGGCGTTATTTGATTGGTAGCAATGGCATGAATAACTTCTCCCCAGACGTTTTGGGCTAAAACTTCACTGTAGGCCGGGTTAAGCACCACGTAAGAACTACGGGCGTTGTCGAATTGGGTGATGGCCACTGCAATATGGGGATCTTTGCCACTAGACCAAAATTCATTAGAGGCGATCGCCGGCATGACAGGTAAAAATCGTCCCTGGGCTCCCTGCAAATATGCTTCCAGATTTTCTGTCTTGACCAAAAATGCTACCAAACTTTTTGCTTCCTCTAGGCGATCGGTCTCGGCTAGGATGGCAATTTGTTTAATAGAAGTGACATAGCGCATGGGGGTGTTGTCCGGCTTATTCGGCCAAGGAATTGTCCGCATCCTTCGGAAGTAATTAATTGGATCTCCCTTTTGAGAGCCAGGAATTGAGAGGGAACCATTGGCAGTCATCAAAGTACCATTGCTCAAAAAATTAATATTATTGTCCGGGTCTCCCCATTCTATGGCATTGGGAGGAACAAAATTTTCCAAATAGGGATTAGTATAGTCTTGCAATGCTTTAATAATGCCTTGACGGACTTGGGGATCATGAAAGCGGAGCTTACCTTCATCATCTAAAAGTTGCACATTGTAGGCTTCTAAAAACTGCTCAAATACTGTAAAAGTATCTGTTGCCACCGCAGACATAGGCAAACCAATAGCGTAAATATTGTTAACATTCTGCTTAGTTAAATTTGTTTGAGCAACTTCCCAGAGACGCCAAAAACTATCCCATTCTTTAGGAAGCTTATCATTACTAACTCCTGCCTGAGCTAGTAAATCTTGCCAATAATGGATATAGGTTGTTTGTTGAGAAATGGGGACAGCGTAATAGGAACGCTTTTGAGTTTGATTATTGAAATAATTGACGTTTGTAAGCGCTTCTGGATCGTAGGACTCTTTAATCGGCCCAATGATGCTAGAAACGTCTGCCAATTTTCCCTCCCAAGCTAACCGGGGTAAGAGTACTAGATCAATACTGTAACTATAGATAATATCCGGTGCATTGTCTGCTTTTATGGCATTTTCTACCTGTTGTACCAAATCTTTCTCGCTGAAAAAAGTTATCTGAACATCAACATTATTTTCAGTTTGCCAGGCACTAATAGAAGATTGAATGGCTTCCGTTTCTTCTGGGTAATAACCTTCACTCCACCATACATTTAATACATTATCATCGACAGGAGTTAAAACCGTGTTAACTTGATTTGAATCACAGCTAAATAAGACCAAAGAGCTAAAGGTTACCAAACAAATGGTAATGGGGAAGAATAAAAATCTTGGTAAAATTTTATGCAAAATGTTGATACCAGTCAGTGATTAATGGTGAGTTTTAGGTAACCAAATTTACCAAGTGGTAAAACCCCATAGCCAGAAAGGCAGGGTGAAAAACAACATCAATGAACTTAGCCCCAAGCACGTTACCACTAAATCCCGGTCTAGATCGTAAGCTTCTGCTAGTATGAGGCTGGCAAAAGCAGAGGGCATGGCGGATTGCAGTACCAGGACTAGACGAGGCGGCCCACTGAGTCCAGCGGTGGTCAGGGCCATGGCCATAACTAAGGGAACTAAGAGCATTTTAATCGAGACGGCGCTGAAAGCGATCTTAATGTTGCTCCATGAGTCAAGTTGTTGTAGTCTCATACCCATTAATATTAGAGAAAGCATGATTATTGACCATGCAAACCATCCTAGGGAAAGATCTAACCAGGGAGGAAAGACGATAGAACGCAAGATTAAGCCGAAAATAAAAGCAATTAAAGTAGGATTTTTAACTAAAATGACTAAGTTATTTTGTAACCAACGCACAATTTGCAATAAAGATGATTTAATGGAATGGAACATAGTGGTTTGATCAATGGAAACTGTTGATGATTCAGAGCCAAAGTTTATTACTTTGTTTCGGTTAGTAAGCAAACTGCGACTTGCTAAAATTGTCCCCAAACCATAAGCTGCCAAGAAGGTTCCCAAAAGATCATATAAAATTGCCCAACCAAAATAATCTGGTCCCAGTTGAGGAAGCAATAAAATAATGGGAAAGCCGATGTAGCCAGTATTTCCCACTGTGCTAACGAGAGTAAAACTAGTTTGGGACGCAAGGGAAGGTTTTGGAAAAAAGGTTTGGAGCCAGAGCCAGCTTAAAAAAAGTCCCAGTAAAACTGCGCACCACGCCACGATGGGGGAGAGCCAAATTCCTCCAGATAAGTTTGTTTTATGAATGAAATTGATTACCCCGAGGGGAACTCCAAACCAAAAGAGAAACTTGCCTAAGTAATTAGGAATAATTAAAAAAAGATGATTGTTTTTTAAAAATCTGCCCTGTAATTTTTTAAGCAAAAAACTTAGTAAAATACCAATTAAAATTGCCAGACCTATGGGTAGATAGAGACGGAAAATAATAATCAAGAATGAATTCATTAGTTAACCATAACTAGTGGTAAACAATTAATGGCTCTTGCAAGAAAGCAATACGTAAATCTTGAGACTGGTGATTATAATATTGCCCATAGCTTACTGCTAATTCTAAGCATTGCTGGGGTGAATAAACCTTCAGATCAATGCCCCAAATACCTAGTAAATTTAGGCAAATTTTGTGTTCATTTAGTTTTTTTCTTAACGTTAAAGGAAGATAGTTGTTCAAATTTGGATCAAGCTTTGTTAAATAATTTAATACGGTTTGATTATCCGTGGCCAGCAAGAATATTTCAAATTTATGCAGTAGCTTTAAACACCGCAAAGCCCTTTGCCCCCCTTCTCCTAAACCCTCAGACAATTGATAATATTGTTGGAGTTGATCGATTTTAGCAATCACTGCCATTAAATTTTGTTGGTTAAGATAGATATCAAGTAATTCTTGAACAGATTTTCCTTCTTCACTGTAGTCATTGGCATAATTTGCCAAGGTTGCTTGCAGAAATTCCCTAGCATTAATTTGATCTTTTGATAAGCTAGATAGCTCTTGGATAATCAACACTAAATTTTTGACCATTATAAGAAAATCATCAAATTCACTAATCAATTGTAAATGATGATGCCAAGCGATTAAAACTTGTCGACGGTAACTTTTTATAATACCGATAACATCATCTAAATCTTTACAAATTTGTAACTGTTCATCAAGCAAATCTATTTTGCTGCAAACTATTTTTTGTAAAATATCTAATTGTTTTTTTGTCCCTTGATTACCAATGCCACCATGGTTTTGCTGTTCTCGACAAGGGTTAAATAGTAAGGCAACTCTTTGACGGGGAGTATCCGCCAACAGACAATTTTCTTCGCTATCCCACTCGCAGAAATACTGTAGAGCCCTAGCTCCAGCTAAAATATCGGTACCTTTCTTTTTATCTGTATCTGCTACTAAAATATGAATTTTTCTTGGTAAGTGAACAGTGTGACTTTCTTTAGCGATCGCCGTGAGAGATTGCCGATTTTTATCCTTTTGACCGAACCAAAAACCGTTAATATGCTGATTTTGCAAGGAAACAACGGAAAAACCAAGGGGATAGGTACGGGCAAGACAGGGAGTATGGGTTAATAGCGATTGATTAAAACACTCTACTAAATGCTCCAAGGTATGAACAAAGGCATTTTCTGCTGTGCTCGGATTGATTGCCGAACTAAGCAAAACTTTAGTGCTGTGACTACGGCGAATGGCCTGAATATTGGCCAAACCCACCACCAACATTTTATTTAAACCACCACTTCCACCTCTTCTTTCGTAGGGATGTAGCTCTGTGTCTCCTGCCACAATAGTGAGATGGTGTTGCCATAATTCCTCAGGTAAGCAAAGACAATATTCTTGAGATGAATTTAAATTATCAAATACATTCGTGATAATTTCTTGAGATTCCTCATTTAATTTATTCACTTGATCAGTGAATTCAAATTGTTTTTTTATTAATAAATTTTCATCTAAATCCGATAAATTAACTGCATGTGAATAAGCGATCACCTGATGTAATTGTTGTTGAAATTGGGCAGTGTTCCAATTCAAACTGGTAAAGCTATAATCAGAAATTTCGTCCAACTTTAACTGGTCTTGAATTTTAATTTCAACTTGGGGTTTTACCGGAGCAATTGTGGTCTGTTGACGAATAATAACCCCTAGATCAATTAGTTTTCGATAACGCTCCTCTCCCAAATATTGGCTTACACTTTCGTCTGTCATAGGAGGATGGGTACCCAAACCAAAAAGTATGGTAAATTGTAAATGGTTATAGGTTTTTTTGAAGTAAAAAATAGCGTCTAGAAGTAGATGGGTAGCAATGGCTGTACGGGTGTGATCAGGAAAAACTAGCAGTAATTTAGCTGAAAGATTGCTATTTAACAATCCTAATTTTTCCAAAGCTTTTGCCAGGTAATCAATACAAGCATTAAACACTTGACTATGGTTAAAGTGTTCATACAAGTTTATTCTAGCCGTTAAATAATAGCCTCCTTCAGGCAAACTTACACTAAGCCCTGGAAAACTTTGCAACGTAATAGGCTGCTGGCTGTGACGTACGTGCAACGGCTCTGGCCGGTGGGGGGCAATTTGGCAATAGTTTGGCAGAGGTAACATCGCCATGGGTGAGGACGCAATAACAAGGGAAGGGTTGCAGTAGCCAAATCAAATATTTAAATGTTAGAAATTTTTGTAATTATTCAATTAATTTACTTCCCATAGCAATATTAGCCATTGCCTGGGGAGTCTAGGTTCATCACCAAACAACTAATATTTTTATCATCCTTCACTTCATAGGTAAATTCATCTACACTTTGCAGAGCCAAAAAAATTCCTAGTCCACCGATGGGTCGATCCTCCGCCTCTAAGCTCAGAATTGATTGATCAAATTGGCGATCGCGGGGATCATAGGCTAGACCAGTGTCCACCATTGTGACCTTTAATTTACGCTTATCTGCTTCTACTTGGATGCTAATTTGATTGTGTCCCGGTGCATTAGCATAACCATAGTTAATAATATTAGTTGCTAATTCATCCACTGCTAATCTCAATTTATAAGCTCTTTTTTTTTGTAATCCTACTGCTTGAGCTTGATCTAAAATATGTTTTCCAATACTATTTAAAGCGTCTAAATCAGCGGGAAAATTTAAAATAGTCATGGCACCTAATTACGATAAACAGCAATCATAGTAATGTCATCGAACTGAATGGAATCATCAATATGACTGATTAGTTCTTGTTTGATTATGTCTAGGATTTTTGTTCCTGCCAAAAAATTTGTTGTTAATGTTTCCGCTAGTTTTTTACGTCCAAAAAATTCTTTAGTTGGCGATCGGGCATCGGTAACACCATCAGTATAGCCAATTAACATTTCTCCAGGATCGATTGTTAGACTATCAATTGTGAAAGTGGAATCGGGCATCATCCCTACGGCGGGACTAGTGGACTTTAATTTGTGCTTGATACCCTCAGAATTTAAAATAAAAACCGGTTCATGACCAGCATTGATATAACTTAGATTGCCATTACTAACATCAATTACACCAAAAAATAAGGTGGCAAACATGGCCATATCTCCGTGCTCAGTGGCGATGTAATCATTAGTGAGCCGCACTGCGTTTAAAAATTGAACAATAACTTTCTTTTTGCTGTCACCATCACTAGCACTACATTTATGATTCACATCACGGATACAGGTATCCCCCGGCATCGTTTCTCCGGAAAATACCCTTAATAAACTACGGAATAGACCCATAAACATAGCGGCTCCTACCCCTTTATCGCATACGTCACCAATGACAATCGCCAGGTAATCATCACCTAATAAAAAAGCATCATAAAAATCCCCAGAAACAGACCGAGCTGGCTCAAAAACAGCATTTATTTGCCACTGGGGCAAATTAGGTAAACTAATGGGTAAAAAGTTTTGTTGAATTTGTCGGCCTTTTTCTAATTCCAAACGATTGACCCCATCCTTAATTTCCTGGGCAATCAGGGTTTTAATTTGATTTTTCATGTGGATGAAACTATTGCCCAAAATACCAATTTCATCTTTACCCTGGACTGTGATGGGATAATCTAAATTCCCCTCGGCGATCGCCTGGGATGCCTTCGTTAATTCCAAAATAGGAATGGTACTGTGGTGGATGACACTCCAGGATGCGAGGGCAACAATAGTACCAATTACTACAACCAGTAAATAGCCAACTTTATTAATATCGTAAATAGCAGCTTCAATGCTAGCCTCTGAATCTTCTAAAATTATTCCCCAAGTTTTAGACCCCCTCAGTTGAATGGGAGAAAGATAGGCAAATTTACCGTTGCTATAAATAATACCATTATGGTTTTTAAGTAGCTTGTCAACTAAGGGAGAATTTTGTCTATTTTCAAGCTGAGTATATTGATTAATATCAGTATCTGCATAAATATAACCTTGGTAATTAACCAGTAAAATTCTGTTAACATCAGCATCTTTTGCTATATTTTCAATCAATTTTGCAATACTGGTTAATGGTAAACATTCAATCACGACACCGGTCTGGACTTCAGAATTGGGAGCAGTGATAGGCATAATCAAACAATCTTTACTGTCATTATAATCCTTGCCAGGAAACAGACGATTTAAATGTCTATTTGCTTTTTTTACTTCGTCAAACCATTCTTTGGAAGGTAAGTTTTTCCCTGGACGATAATTATCGCTACTGGCAACTATTTTCCCCTGTGGATTAACAATAAGAAAAAAACCATTCCATTGATGAAACCTGATAAATTCATTTAAAAAAAAGCGAGCCTCTTCGGCTCGAAAGTTAACTACCTCTGGTTGAGAAGCAACAAAGGCTGTATTTTCACGCCGCTCCCGATCTAATCTAGTCACCATCTGAGCTGTTAGCTTTGCATGGCCTTCTAAGTCTTTTTGAGCAATTTTTTTTAGTTGTTTTTCTGTATATAAATCCAGCAGAAAAATTCCTCCCAGTGTAGAGGGAATTAGGCAAAGCAGGAGGAGGCCAACAATGCGAAACCGAATTGATTGCATGAACGGTTGAATCAGTTTCATGGGTTGCTGCACCAAGGATAATTTAGTCTTCTACCAATGCGATTTCTGCTTTATTGTTAGGCAATTCCTTTCCCCCCCGGGTTAATGAAAGGATCATGAATGTTTATCGGCCTTAGATAGCAAAATCGTAACTATCTACCATGTGAAAGCTTTGATGCAGTCCTGTTTGTTCAATGGTATCGTTAACCATTTCTTGAGTCCCTACCAAAAAAATCTCTACCCCCGTTCCCATTTTTTGTTTGGCGAATACCAAAACCCTTAAACCAGCGCTAGACATATATTCTAACTGATCCATCATCAAAACTAATTTGGTGATATTGGCTTGGGCCGCTGTTTCGATTTGTTCTTTAAACAAGGGAGCAGTACCCCCATCTAATTCGCCGATGAGGGTTAATTTTGCCTGACCATTAATGGTTTCCAATTCAATGCTAAAAGCCATGGTTATAAAAAAGAATAATTGAATAAAATTAGGTTTGCTTTGGTAGTTTACTTCGCCAATAAAATTACTACACTCCGATCGCCAATGAGCAACGATGATTGGGGCTCTAGGGGCGGCTCTTCACCGGGGAGATGTATATCTTCCGGGGGGTGGGCTCCCGTGTTGGCAAAAATGTGCCAGATCGTGCCCACCGGGGGCGCCGGCAGTTCAAACCAAAGACTTTCGTAGTGCATATTCATAG is a window of Synechocystis sp. PCC 7338 DNA encoding:
- a CDS encoding DUF6717 family protein, coding for MNNSLFTIQPYWLGHTWVFDAPEVGLWAEPFVAGADAVLTQLVKARLGLEPRDGSMFQLIFSAQGFPGYHLQFERREEEYGGYWYTSKDKDWGWLCPATLHFFPNGHPENLYIRVCPIFNSCKIDAVSVNKKSLIFCG
- a CDS encoding anti-sigma regulatory factor, with amino-acid sequence MTILNFPADLDALNSIGKHILDQAQAVGLQKKRAYKLRLAVDELATNIINYGYANAPGHNQISIQVEADKRKLKVTMVDTGLAYDPRDRQFDQSILSLEAEDRPIGGLGIFLALQSVDEFTYEVKDDKNISCLVMNLDSPGNG
- a CDS encoding PP2C family protein-serine/threonine phosphatase — its product is MKLIQPFMQSIRFRIVGLLLLCLIPSTLGGIFLLDLYTEKQLKKIAQKDLEGHAKLTAQMVTRLDRERRENTAFVASQPEVVNFRAEEARFFLNEFIRFHQWNGFFLIVNPQGKIVASSDNYRPGKNLPSKEWFDEVKKANRHLNRLFPGKDYNDSKDCLIMPITAPNSEVQTGVVIECLPLTSIAKLIENIAKDADVNRILLVNYQGYIYADTDINQYTQLENRQNSPLVDKLLKNHNGIIYSNGKFAYLSPIQLRGSKTWGIILEDSEASIEAAIYDINKVGYLLVVVIGTIVALASWSVIHHSTIPILELTKASQAIAEGNLDYPITVQGKDEIGILGNSFIHMKNQIKTLIAQEIKDGVNRLELEKGRQIQQNFLPISLPNLPQWQINAVFEPARSVSGDFYDAFLLGDDYLAIVIGDVCDKGVGAAMFMGLFRSLLRVFSGETMPGDTCIRDVNHKCSASDGDSKKKVIVQFLNAVRLTNDYIATEHGDMAMFATLFFGVIDVSNGNLSYINAGHEPVFILNSEGIKHKLKSTSPAVGMMPDSTFTIDSLTIDPGEMLIGYTDGVTDARSPTKEFFGRKKLAETLTTNFLAGTKILDIIKQELISHIDDSIQFDDITMIAVYRN
- a CDS encoding ABC transporter substrate-binding protein: MVLFSCDSNQVNTVLTPVDDNVLNVWWSEGYYPEETEAIQSSISAWQTENNVDVQITFFSEKDLVQQVENAIKADNAPDIIYSYSIDLVLLPRLAWEGKLADVSSIIGPIKESYDPEALTNVNYFNNQTQKRSYYAVPISQQTTYIHYWQDLLAQAGVSNDKLPKEWDSFWRLWEVAQTNLTKQNVNNIYAIGLPMSAVATDTFTVFEQFLEAYNVQLLDDEGKLRFHDPQVRQGIIKALQDYTNPYLENFVPPNAIEWGDPDNNINFLSNGTLMTANGSLSIPGSQKGDPINYFRRMRTIPWPNKPDNTPMRYVTSIKQIAILAETDRLEEAKSLVAFLVKTENLEAYLQGAQGRFLPVMPAIASNEFWSSGKDPHIAVAITQFDNARSSYVVLNPAYSEVLAQNVWGEVIHAIATNQITPEKGADQAIEKITDIFSQWK
- a CDS encoding cache domain-containing protein — protein: MQSWRRRFLSYVLLACLSCTSFTAFITYISLRQAVVQPIFEFLAQVAEAKIEQSNHWFNQLKTDFKTDLTDTQVRKNAIVLLTEGVNISPDYQQAYHHLHKRFSEKYQQRLATSLITNSGMVIFSTDPDQEGQYRPLQNTTTYFKLENIDDLTPNFYQSATNQLPMITLASPLLDQSETRVGVLTIDLNLSDLDQWISQPIKSRENVSKLVGKIDSYLVGKLSLNTNTFVSHNIHREGNQINTINNTENSTSIPTLKSDGINRALGLETGQGMYLNYEQIPVLGVYRWLPAYRFALLVEVQQAEVFHLARFRAGQLFIGGLVFTVMASLWLLLIKL
- a CDS encoding AEC family transporter, with translation MNSFLIIIFRLYLPIGLAILIGILLSFLLKKLQGRFLKNNHLFLIIPNYLGKFLFWFGVPLGVINFIHKTNLSGGIWLSPIVAWCAVLLGLFLSWLWLQTFFPKPSLASQTSFTLVSTVGNTGYIGFPIILLLPQLGPDYFGWAILYDLLGTFLAAYGLGTILASRSLLTNRNKVINFGSESSTVSIDQTTMFHSIKSSLLQIVRWLQNNLVILVKNPTLIAFIFGLILRSIVFPPWLDLSLGWFAWSIIMLSLILMGMRLQQLDSWSNIKIAFSAVSIKMLLVPLVMAMALTTAGLSGPPRLVLVLQSAMPSAFASLILAEAYDLDRDLVVTCLGLSSLMLFFTLPFWLWGFTTW
- a CDS encoding anti-sigma factor antagonist, whose protein sequence is MAFSIELETINGQAKLTLIGELDGGTAPLFKEQIETAAQANITKLVLMMDQLEYMSSAGLRVLVFAKQKMGTGVEIFLVGTQEMVNDTIEQTGLHQSFHMVDSYDFAI